Below is a window of Fodinicurvata sp. EGI_FJ10296 DNA.
CCGAAAATCGTCGATGTCCTGCGCAAACTCGGCCGTCTGGACCGGGCCTGGTATGTCGAGCGCGCCAGCATGGAGACGGAAACCGCCATGCCGCTGGCCGACGCGCCGGTCGACCGCGCGCCCTATTTCTCGATGGTGCTGATCCATGGCCGTGGGGACCGGCGATGACAGACGACGCTGAACAACCTGGGGCCGGACAAACCGGGTCCGTCGCCATAATCGGGCTGGGACCGGGGCGCGATGACTGGATGACGCCGGAAACCCGCGCGATCCTCGACCGGGCGACCGATCTGGTCGGCTATATCCCCTATCTGGATCGGGCCGGGCAGCGCGAGGGGCAACGCCGCCACGCCTCGGACAATCGCGTGGAACTCGACCGGGCGCGGTTCGCGCTCGACCTCGCCCTTGACGGCGGCGCGGTGGCGGTGGTTTCCGGCGGCGATCCCGGCATCTTCGCCATGGCCGCCGCGATTTTCGAAGCCATCGAGGGCGACACCACCGGCCGCTGGTCCGAGGTGCCGGTCAGCGTCCATCCGGGCATCACTGCCGCCCAGGCGCTTGCGGCCCGCGCGGGCGCGCCGCTGGGCAACGATTTCTGCGTCATGTCGCTGTCGGACAATCTGAAGCCCTGGGACCTGATCACCCGGCGCCTGCGGCTGGCGGCGGAGGGGGATTTCGCGCTCGCCCTCTATAACCCGATCTCGAAGGCACGGCCCTGGCAATTGGGCGCGGCGCTGGACTGCCTGCGCGCGGTCAAGGCCGGAACCACGCCGGTCATTCTGGGCCGCGACGTCGGCCGCGACGGCGAAACCATCCGCATCACCGACCTCGCCCATGCCGTCGCCGAGGACGCCGACATGCGCACCGTGATCATCATCGGCGCCTCGACAACGCGGGTGCTGAACCGGCCGTCCGGCCCGGCGGTCGCCTATACGCCGCGATGGCACGACGGCACCGTCACGGACGTCGCGTCATGACCCTAAGGATGCAACCATCTTATGGCTTCATCGACGGAGGCCAGCGCGTGAGCCGGGGGCAAGACCGGCCGGTCGACCATGACCACCGGCAGGCCGAGATCGCGGGCGGCGGACAGTTTGCCCGCCGTAGCCTTGCCGCCGCTGTTCTTGGTTACCAGCACGTCGATGCGATAGCGGGTCATCAGATCGCGCTCGGCCTCGGCCGCAAAGGGTCCGCGCGCCTGAAGATGCTCGAACCGGGGCAGGTTCGGCGGTTCGGCAATCGGGTCGACGGTGCGCGCAAGATAGGTCTTGTCCGGCATGGCGGCAAAGGCATGCAGCGTCTGGCGCCCGGTGGTCAGGAAGACTCGATCGCCCATGGGGCCGAGGGCCCGGGCGGCGGCATCGATATCCGGTACGACGACCCAGCGGTCGCCGGGAACGGGCACCCAGGCCGGGCGCGACAGCCGGGCCAGCGGCACTTCGACGGCGGCGCAGGCCTCGACCGCGTTGGTCGACATCTGGGCCGCGAACGGATGGGTGGCGTCGATGACCGCCTTGACGCCGACCGTGCGCAGATAATCCGCCAGTCCCTCGACACCGCCGAACCCGCCGATCCGGGTCGGCAGGCCCGACTGGATCGGCCGGACCGTGCGCCCGGCGAGAGACAGCACCGCATTGACGCCGCCAAGCCCCGCCAGCCGCTGGGCGAGCGCCGTCGCCTCGGTCGTGCCGCCAAGTATCAAAATCGTCATCGCCTTGCACCGTCGGATCCGGGGGTTTCATCATGAACTCACCCGATATGGCCGGTCTGCCACCGAACGGCAAGGCAAAGGACAGCGTTCAGGCACCATGGCTGACAATCGTCGGTATCGGCGAAGATGGCTGGGACGGCCTGTCACCCCGCGCCCGCGCCGTGATCGCCGACCCGTCGGCACCGATATTCGGCGGCGATCGGCAACTGGCACTGATCCCCGACGGCATCGGCGGCGAGCGGATCGCCTGGCCATCGCCGTTCAGCGACGGCATCCGCCGCGTTCTGGCCGCCCGGCCATCGCCGGTCACGGTATTGGCCAGCGGCGACCCATTCTGGTACGGCGTCGGCGCCACGCTCGCCCGCCATGTGCCGCCGGATGAAATGACCGTCATTCCCGGCGCCTCGTCCTTTGCCCTGGCCGCCGCCCGAATGGGCTGGCCGCTGCAATCGGTCCGCTGCCTGTCGGTTCACGGCCGCTCGCTGGAACGGGTGATCCCCGCCCTTCACGACCGCGCCCGGCTGGTGATCCTCAGCTGGGACGGCTCGACGCCGGGGGCTCTGGGCCGTCTGCTCGCCGACCGGGGATTCGGCGCATCGCCGCTGACCGTGCTGGAATGCATGGGCGGACCAACCGAACGCCGCACCACGGCGCCGGCGGCCGATTGGGCCGCCGATACCGCCCTGAACCGTCCCGTCGACGCGCTGAACACGATCACGCTCGACTGCCGGGCCGACGAAACCGCAAATTCGATAGCAGCGGCCGCCGGGCGGCCCGATGCCATGTTCGAGCATGACGGTCAGATCAGCAAACGCGAGATCCGCGCCGTCATCCTGGCACTGCTCGCCCCCGGCCGGGGCGAGACGCTGTGGGACATCGGCGCGGGATCCGGCGCTGTCGGGATCGAGTGGATGCTGGCGGACGCGGCCAACCTTACTGTCGCGGTGGAACGCCGCGCCGAGCGGGCCGAGCGCATCCGCCGCAATGCGCTGGCCATGGGCGTGCCCGATCTGGCGATCGAAGGCTGCGATGCCGCCGACTTTCCGGCCTTCTCCATGACGTCACCCGACGCCGTTTTTCTGGGCGGCGGGATTACCGGCGCCGGCATGGTCGACAGATATTTCGCGGCCGTGAAACCGGGCGGCCGCCTCGTGGCCTCGGCCGTGACGGTGGAATCCGAAGCCGTGATTCTGGCCGCGCACGCGCGCCTCGGCGGCACGCTGACCCGCCTGCAGGTCGCGCGCGACGACCGGCTGGGCGGATTTACCGGCTGGACCGCGCTGCGCCCGGTGACGCTCTGGTGCACGAGGAAACCGTCATGATCGCGATCGGATTCGGCACCGGCGGCGGCTGTCCGATCGACAGCCTGATCCACCTTCTGTGCGGGTGCCGGGACGAGGCCACCCGGACAAATGACAAAGCCCGGTTCTCGGGCCTGTTCACTGTCGACCGAGCGCAGCATCGCGACCTCCGCGCGGCGGTCGAGCAGGCGCTGGCCCTGCCGGTGACACTGATTGCACCGGAGCAACTGATCGTCATGGCCGACCGCGTGGTCACCCGATCCGCGCGCAGTATCGAGCATTACGGCGTCGGCTCGGTCGCCGAAGCCGCCGCCCTGCTGGGCGCCGGACCGGGCAGCCGGCTGCTGATGCCGCGACGGATATTCGACAAGGCCACCTGCGCTACAGCAATACAACGGGGGAAAGCCGCATGACCGTTCACTTCGTCGGCGCCGGACCGGGCGCGCCCGACCTCCTGACCCTGCGCGGCCGTGACATCATCGCCCGCTGTCCGATCTGCCTCTATGCCGGATCGCTGATCCCGGCCGAGGTGGTCGCCCACGCGCCAAAGGACGCACGCGTGGTCGACACCGCGCCGCTAACGCTGGATGAGATCATCGCCGAATTCGAGGCCGCCCACGCGGCAGGCCATGACATCGCGCGCCTGCATTCCGGCGACCTGGCATTCTACAGCGCGGTCGCCGAACAGATCCGGGCGTTGGAGGAACGCGGCATCCCCTATACCGTCACCCCCGGCGTGCCGGCCGTGTCCGCCGCCGCCGCTGCGTTGGGGCGCGAACTGACGGTGCCGGAAGTCGCGCAGAGCGTCGTTCTGACCCGGACATCGGGCCGCGCCTCGAAAATGCCCGAAGCCGAAACGCTGGAGGCCTTTGCCGCCACCGGCGCCACCATGGCCGTGCATCTGTCGGTCCATGTGATTGATCAGGTGGTCGAAAGGCTGGTTCCGCATTACGGCGGCGATTGTCCGGTCGCGGTGGTGTTCCGGGCGTCGTGGCCCGACGAGATGGTCATCCGGGGCCGGCTGGATGATATCGAGGCCAGGGTCAACGATCTGCCGACCCGGCGGACGGCTCTGATCCTGATCGGCCCCGCCCTCGCCGCCGCCGATTTCCGCAACAGCGCGCTTTACGACGGCCGCCATGCCCGCCGGTTCCGGGGGCTCGACCTGCCATGACCGCGACCCGAACCGCAGCGCCCCCCTGCCCCATCCCCGGAGGCGCGAAGCGCCGTCCGGGGTCCACAGGTTCCGCGAGAGCGTTGCTACCGCCCGGCCCTGCCCACGATCGTGCCCGCCCGGTCGACGACCAGTACATCGACCGCGATACCGCATTCGGGGCCGAGCGTGTCGAGCGCCGTTCGCCTTGCGCCATCGGCAATGGTATCGCCAAGCGGCATTCCCGCCGCCGCCGCGATCGCGACGGCCTGATTGGCGGTATTCGCCGTGCGTATCGCCGCAATCAAGTCGTCGTCGGCGCCAAGATCGGCCATCCGCGCCGAAAGCCAGTCATAATCGACGGCATGGCGTTTGGAATGAAGATCCAGCCGGCCCTGGGCCAGCTTGCTGAGCTTGGCGACGCCGCCGGCGATGGTCAGGCGCGCGACCGGGTGGCGGCGCAGATATTTCAGCGTACCGCCGGCGAAATCGCCCATGTCCAACAGCGCGATCTCGGGCAGATCATAATGGCGGGCGACGGCGCGTTCCGAGACATCGCCGGTCGAGGCGGCCACATGGTCCAGCCCCGCCGCCCGGGCGACGTCGATCCCCCGATGGATCGAGGCGATCCAGGCCGCGCAGGAATAGGGAATGACGATGCCGGTCGTCCCGAGCACCGACAGGCCGCCAAGAATGCCCAGCCGGCCGTTCATGGTCTTGCGGGCGAGTTCCTCGCCGTGATCGATGCCGATCCGGATCACGAGATCGGCGGCGACACCCGCCCGCTCGGCCATTGCGGTCGCGGCTTCGGTCATCATGCGCCGTGGCACGGGGTTGATCGCGGGTTCACCGACAGGCACGGGCAGCCCCTCGCGCGTGACCGTGCCCACGCCCGGTCCGGCGGCAAAAACGATGCCGGTGCCCGGTGCGCCCCTGAACACCCGCGAGCGGATCATGGCGCCATGGGTGACGTCGGGATCGTCGCCGGCATCCTTGACCACGGCGGCTTCCGCCCACTCCTGGCCGGCAGATGCACCGTGTGCTCCCTGACCGGTCTGGGACAGCGCGAAATCGACATCGTTCCCGCCCGGCAGTCGAATGGTGACCGGATCGGGGAAACCCATACCGAACAATGCCGAACAGGCCGCGGCGGTTGCCGCCGTGGCGCAGGCGCCGGTCGTCCAGCCGCGCCGCAACGTCCGGCCGTCCGCCTCTTGCCCCGCGTCCTCATCCGGTTCAGAAACCGGCGGTGCCGCGTGTCCTTTTTCGAATTGCGAGTCTTGTCCCATGCCCCAGCCTATGCCCCCGTCTGATCCCAGTCGTGTCGGCGTATCCGGCGGCGCCACCGGTCTCGACCTTGGTGCCCCGTTCCATCCGGGCACGGTATGGCTTGCCGGTGCGGGTCCCGGCGATCCCGGATTGCTCACGCTGCTCGCGGTAGAGGGTTTACGCCATGCCGATGCCATCGTCCATGACGCCCTCGTCGACCGCCGCATATTGACGCTCGCCCGCCCTCATGCCGAGATCTACGATATGGGCAAGCGCGGCGGCAAACCATCCCCCCGGCAACCGGAAATCACCGCGCGGCTGATCGATCTGGCCCGCCGCGGGATGCGTGTGCTGCGTCTGAAAGGCGGCGATCCGTTCGTCTTCGGACGCGGCGGCGAGGAAGCGCTGGCCCTGGCCGAAGCCGGCATCGGGTTCCGGATCGTGCCCGGCATTACCGCCGGCATCGCCGCGCCGGCCTATGCCGGCATTCCGGCCACCCATCGCGACGACAACCAGGCGGTCATTTTCGCCACCGGCAAATCGGATTCCGGCGGTCCGAACTGGCGGGCGCTGGCGGCAGCCAATGCACCCATTGTGCTTTACATGGCCTGGCGGACGTTTCCGGTTATCGCCCGCGAACTGAGTGCCGGGGGCATGCCCGGCACGATGCCCGTCGCGGTGATCAGCGACGCCACCACCGACCGCCAGAAGGTACTGGTGACCACGCTGGCCGAGGCCGAGGAACAGCTGGCCGCCTGCGGCCAGCGCCCGCCCGCCGTCATCGTCATCGGGTCGATCGTCCGTCTGCGGCCGAGCCTGGATTGGCTCGACATGCAGCGGGTCGCCGCGCTGCAAATGGCCGACCCGGCATGACGGGTACGGCAGCCAGAGGACTCATAATCGCCGCCCCGTCATCGGGTACCGGCAAGACCACGGTTACACTGGGCCTGCTGGCGGCGTTGCGCGATGCCGGGCTTCGGGTCGGGTCGGCCAAGGTGGGGCCCGACTACATCGACCCGTCGCTGCATCGGGCCGTGACCGGCCGCCCGGCGCTGAACCTGGATGGCTGGGCGATGGACGCGGCGCAGATTTCGGAACAGATCGCAGCGGCCGGCAACGAGACCGACCTGATCCTGTGCGAGGGGGTCATGGGGCTGTTCGACGGCGCCGCGGCGCCCGGCAAGCTCGGCCATGGCTCAACCGCCGATATCGCCGCGCTGACCGGCTGGCCGGTGGTGCTGGTGATCGACCCCAAGGGCCAGACCCGTTCGGCGGCAGCGCTGGTGAAGGGGTTTGCCGCCTATCGCGGCGATGTCGAGATCGCGGGCGTGATCGTGAACAATGTCGCGAGCGACCGCCATCGCGCCCTCGTCGCCGGACCGATCGAGGAGACCGGCGTTCCGGTTCTGGGTGCCATTCCCCGCGATCAGGCCGTTGCCCTGCCCAGCCGGCATCTGGGTCTTGTTCAGGCCGGCGATGACGACAGCCTGGACGACCGACTGGCGGCCCTGAGCGCGCTGACACGCAAGTCGATCGACCTCGATCGCCTTCAGGCAATCGCGCGTCCCGCTGTTGCCGGCACCACCGCCCCCCAAACTCACTCCGTAACGGGCGCGCTGAAACCGCTCGGCCAGCGCATCGCCGTCGCCCGCGATGCGGCGTTTACCTTTTGCTATGACCATGTGCTTATGGGCTGGCGGGTGGCCGGGGCCGAAATCGCGTTCTTCTCGCCGCTGGCCGATGAACCGCCGCCGGAAACAGCCGACGCGGTCTATCTGCCCGGCGGATACCCCGAACTCCACGCCGATACCCTGGCCGCTGCCAGCCGGTTCAAGTCCGGGTTGGCGCGATTTGCGCTGGCGCATCCGGTCTACGGCGAATGCGGTGGATACATCGTCATGGGTGAAATCCTGGAAACCGAAGACGGCCGGACCGTGCCGATGACCGGCCTGCTGCCGCTCAGGACCAGCTTCGCCGCGCGCAAGCTGCATCTCGGGTATCGCCGCACGACGCTGCGTGCCGGCTGCGCGCTGGGGCCGGCCGACACACGACTGCTGGGGCATGAATTCCACTATGTCGCCATCCGAGGGTCCGAGAACGACCCGGATTCCGCCTGGATCGACGCCGAAACCGCCGACGGCCGCCCGCTGCCGGCCATGGGGCTGCAGCGCGGCCACGCCTTTGGCTCATTCCTGCATATCCTTGGGAACGAAACGGATTAATCGGATAGAGTTGCTTCCATGCACAGCGGTTCGTCGCTCAATGCCCTCCGGAGGATGCCCATCCGATGAGAGCCCAATTCAGCAAACTCTGGTCCCGGCACAAACTGCTGTTGGTATCGTTTCTGGTCTCGACTGCGGTCGTCGTATTTCTGGCCGCCCGGCTGACGGTCGTGACGCTGTATTGGTCTGACCCGGCACACCAGGAACAAACGATCGAAGGCTGGATGCCCCTTCGATACGTGGCGCATTCCTGGGAAGTACCGCCCGAGATTCTCGGTGATGCCCTTGATCTGGAGCGCCCGGTCGGGCGTCGGCGAACCATCGCGCAGATTGCGGAAGAACGGGAAGCCACCGTTCAGGAGATCATCAATACTCTCGACACAGCCATTGCGACCTACCGAAGTGACGGCGATGACTGATCTCCTGCTCGATCAGGTGTCGACCTATGGCATCATCATCATACTGGCCGCGACCTTTCTTTCGTGCCTGGCCGTTCCCATGCCCAGCTCGCTCATCATGCTGGCCGGCGGCGCCTTCATCGCCTCGGGCGATCTCGGCGCATCTTCGGTTTTGCTGGCGGCCTATGGTGGTGCCGTCATTGGCGACCAGACCGGATATCTGATCGGTCGAACCGGCGGCGGCGCCCTGGTCGACCGTCTCTCCGGCGAACCACGCCGGCAAGCCATGCTGACCAAGGCGAAATCGGCGATAGACCGGTGGGGCGGCGCCAGCGTCTTCTTCAGTACCTGGCTGTTCAGCCCCCTGGGCCCCTATGTAAACGTGATCGCCGGCGCCGCCAAACTCGGCTGGCGGCGTTACACCTTCTGGGATATGGCCGGCGAGGCCATATGGGTGACTTTCTATGTTGGCCTTGGATATCTGTTTTCCGATCGCATCGCCCAGGTCGCCGATATCGCCGCAAACTCCATTGCCCTCGTCGTTGCCGTTCTGGCAACCGCTGCCATCGGCATCGTGCTCTTTCGGAAAATCCGCCACTCATAGCTTCACGAAGCCTATGGCGCGGATGGATGGCAGCGCATCATGGATGATTGGTCAGAATTGTGGGACGATATCGGCATACGCGGCTACGACGAGCGGAAGAGCCATCAGATCAGCATGACACGGCCTCTGCCGAACCAGACCCCGTGAGCCCAGAAAATGAATTCATCTATTCCCGAGGAAGAGCACCAGGCCATGAACACTGAAGCCAGACTGACAATTCGTCTCCACCCCGACGACAACGTTATTGTCGCAAGGACCGAGATGCTGCCCGGCGTCACCGTCGCGGACGACAAGGTGACGACTCGGGCCGTCGTTCCCGCCGGTCACAAGATCGCGACCACCGCGATCGCCGTGGGTGATCCCATCCGCAAATTCGGGCAGATCATCGGCTTCGCCACAGAATCCATCGAACCCGGCGACCATGTGCATGTTCATAACGTCGAAGTGACGGCGTTCGACCGGGACTATGCCATCGGGCAGGAGGCGAGGCCGACGCGGATGGTGCCCGAGGCCGAACGCGCGACCTTCGAAGGCTATGTCCGCAAGGATGGCCGAGTTGGCACCCGCAACTACATCGGCCTGCTGACTTCGGTGAACTGTTCGGCAACGGTTGCCAATTACATTGCCCAGGAGGTCGAGCGGTCCGGCGTTCTCAACGACTTCCCGAACATCGACGGCGTCGTGGCCCTGACCCACGGGACCGGTTGTGGCATGGCCGACACCGGCGAAGGTTACGACAATCTGCAGCGCACGTTGTGGGGATATGCCCGGCATCCGAATTTCGGCGGCATTCTGATGGTCGGCCTCGGCTGCGAGGTCAACCGCATCGACTTCCTGCTCGAAGCCTATGGCATTGAACGCGGCCCGTTGTTCAAGACCATGAACATCCAGGACATGGGCGGCACGCGCCTGACCGTGGAAGCCGGCGTGCGAGAGGTCGCGGCGATGGCGCCGGCGGTCAATGACGTCAGCCGCACGACCGTGCCGGTCAGCAAACTGACCGTGGCGCTGCAATGTGGCGGTTCCGACGCCTATTCCGGGATCACGGCCAACCCGGCCCTGGGACGCGCCGTGGACATGCTGGTGGCCCAGGGCGGCACCGGCGTTCTCGGCGAAACGCCGGAGATCTACGGCGCGGAGCATCTGCTGACCCGCCGCGCCGAATCCCCGGAGATTGCGGAAAGGCTGATCGCCCGCATAAAATGGTGGGAGGACTACTGCGCAAAGCATGGCGGACAGATGAACAACAATCCGTCGCCCGGCAACAAGGCCGGCGGATTGACGACCATTCTGGAAAAATCGCTCGGCGCGGCCGCCAAGGGCGGCACCACCAACCTGACCGGCTTCTATCGCTATGCCGAACAGGTCACGACGCCGGGCTTCGTCCTGATGGACACACCCGGCTATGACCCGGTATCGGTCACCGGCCAGATCGCCGGGGGATGCAATCTGGTCTGCTTCACGACGGGGCGCGGGTCGGTCGCCGGCTACAAACCGGTTCCGTCGGTGAAACTCGCCACGAACACGGCCATGTACGACCGGATGTCCGAGGACATGGACATCAATTGCGGCACCATCGTCGACGGCACCGAGAGCATCGACGATGTTGCCGGGCGGATCCTGAAAATGTTCATCGAGACGGCGTCCGGCATACCCAGCAAGAGCGAGCAGCTCGGCTTCGGCGACCATGAATTCGTCCCGTGGCAGGTTGGTGCCGTGATGTAGTACCCGACGTCGCCCCCCTTGGCCGCCCCGGATCCGGCCAAGGGGGCCGACATTCGCAGATCATTTGTACGGCCAGGAATCCCTCGTGATCGCCCATTTCAATCCCCGCGATTTTTCCCTCATCCCCGGCAACTGTATTTCGAAACAACAGGAAGCAGGAAGCGCTGTCCGGCCCCCACACACGCCGCGAGAACATTTCCCCGGAGAATGTTGCCGCACGGAACGTTGACCGTGCGGGCCCCGTTGACCGGCGGCCCGGGTGATTGTTAGCCTTTTGCCGCTGGAACAGACGCTGGGGAGGCGCGCACCGTGACTTTCACTGTTTTTCGGCATTTTTGTGCATCGCTTTTGGCTTTGGCGGCGTTGATGGCGGCATCCGCGTCAGCGCAGATCGGACCGAACCCGTGTAGCCCTGTGATTGATGCGCCGGCCAGCGACAGTACGGTGCCGCAGGATTTCCGCATTCGGATCCTGCCCGGCGACTTTTCAAACTGCCGCATCGACGAGATCCGCTACGCGATCATCGAAACTGCCTCGGATGGGCAGAACCGCACTGTTTTTTTCCGCAAGTCCGACTGTTGCGAATTCATGCAGACCGGACATCCATTGGTCGAACGTCGCGCCCCGGCCGACAAATTAAAACCTGGAACCAATTACGTGGTTCAGGCGCAGTTTGTCGATCGTACCGTCGATCTCTATGGCGGGATCGATCACATGCGCGCCGAGTTGGGGCCTATCGCTGTCATTCCGGTCACGACTGAAAGCAGCGATATGCGAACGCGTCGGCACGGCGATGAATCGACAAGACTGGATGCGATGGTCTTTGCACTCGATATGGCGGGGCGCTTCGGTCATGGGCGCGCCGCCTCAGAGGCCGACGCCAGGCGCACCGCGCTCGATTTTTGCGACGCCACGAACTGCCGCATCGTTTCGGAGCCGACGCGGAACCGATGCCACGCGCTGGCGCAGCGGACTGAGGGCGGCTATTGGTGGGGCGTCGGCGCCGACGAGCGTTTGCCCGAGGCCGAAGGCAAGGCGCGCGGCTTTTGCGAACGCGGCCATGGCGGCACCTGCGACCTCGTTTATAGCTATTGCCAATGACGAACCCGCCGAGCGCTTTCGCACTGGCCTTCATGCTGATCGTTGGGCCTGCGCTGATCGCGTTTGGCGTTTTCATGCAGCGACGTCGGCATAAAATTCTGCGTCGCGCCCGCCAAACCACCGGCACGGTGATCGACGGGCACGTTCGCGAGATGCAGGGCGGATGCCAGCCGGTCGTGACGTACAACTACGCGGTGAACGGTCAACACCACGTCGGCACCCGAGTGACACCGCCGCCGGGCGAGGAAACGATCAGGTCGTGTTTCACGGCACGACGCATCGTGAAGGCTTATCCGCCGGGTACGCAAGTCCGCGTCCACTACCTGCCGGACGTACCGGAAACGGCGTTTCTCAGGACAGAGGGAAGCTTTTTCTGGATAATTCCGATCGGGCTCGGCGTTGCCCTGCTCGTCATCGCGTGGAGGCGCACCATCGGCCTGTGATCCAGCGCCCGCCCGGCGCAAAGCCTCAGGA
It encodes the following:
- a CDS encoding DUF4189 domain-containing protein produces the protein MAASASAQIGPNPCSPVIDAPASDSTVPQDFRIRILPGDFSNCRIDEIRYAIIETASDGQNRTVFFRKSDCCEFMQTGHPLVERRAPADKLKPGTNYVVQAQFVDRTVDLYGGIDHMRAELGPIAVIPVTTESSDMRTRRHGDESTRLDAMVFALDMAGRFGHGRAASEADARRTALDFCDATNCRIVSEPTRNRCHALAQRTEGGYWWGVGADERLPEAEGKARGFCERGHGGTCDLVYSYCQ
- a CDS encoding DUF3592 domain-containing protein → MTNPPSAFALAFMLIVGPALIAFGVFMQRRRHKILRRARQTTGTVIDGHVREMQGGCQPVVTYNYAVNGQHHVGTRVTPPPGEETIRSCFTARRIVKAYPPGTQVRVHYLPDVPETAFLRTEGSFFWIIPIGLGVALLVIAWRRTIGL